From the Butyrivibrio fibrisolvens genome, one window contains:
- a CDS encoding MFS transporter has translation MQTAVYPRNIVGLGIFALVCWAMIIDVIDDIEVHNNYRSDGTVYAVYSFARKLGQAGASGLTGLLLSITGYTAETAFDTGVVNGIYNVATLIPAIGMVLLSLSLIFFYPLSKKKVEDNIEVLRKRRNG, from the coding sequence ATGCAGACAGCTGTATATCCAAGGAATATTGTAGGACTTGGTATTTTCGCTCTTGTATGCTGGGCTATGATCATCGATGTAATTGATGATATTGAAGTACACAATAACTACCGTTCAGATGGTACTGTATACGCTGTATATTCATTTGCAAGAAAGCTCGGCCAGGCCGGTGCATCAGGTCTTACAGGACTTCTTCTTTCTATCACAGGATACACAGCTGAGACAGCATTTGATACAGGCGTAGTCAACGGCATCTATAACGTTGCTACCCTCATTCCGGCTATAGGAATGGTTCTTCTTTCACTCTCACTTATTTTCTTCTATCCTCTTTCAAAGAAGAAGGTTGAAGATAACATAGAAGTACTCAGAAAGCGTAGAAACGGCTGA
- a CDS encoding endo-1,4-beta-xylanase: MKVRKLLSGALIIALLSGCSAAASNEDGAKDGTDASSGQAASVEGSADAAERGASDGDTASEGSSDSENLVTGDETSAYEDQEVVPLKDLCEDYFLLGVGINGSTLENQTLNIPQYMELSKEQFNSCTMTNLMKSCYILDQFGSQDNLKNGNEEPALNFASIDPTLQWCKDNGMKMRGHTLVWHTQAPGWFFREGYTDDGEYVDKDTMLLRMESYIRQLVTHVQDEYPGVIYCWDVVNEAVEPGAYDPDSYFMCRTMTGEDPNPWYDTIGEDYVEMAFTYARKYVDEDVKLFYNDYNTYQTPKTQAIYDLCSHLKDEGLIDGIGMQGYWGIDYPNDEAIKTAITKFAELGLEIQVTELSIGVESETPEQFEKQATRYGQVFKLLHDMDTEAGGPANITCVTLFGLVDHYREGDTTNTRIFDQNYEPKPAYFAIKNEMEQY; this comes from the coding sequence ATGAAGGTAAGAAAACTATTATCGGGGGCACTAATAATCGCTCTGCTATCAGGATGCAGCGCGGCAGCATCTAATGAGGACGGAGCCAAAGATGGAACAGATGCATCTTCCGGGCAAGCTGCATCTGTAGAAGGATCTGCCGATGCAGCGGAGAGAGGCGCGTCAGATGGGGATACAGCAAGTGAAGGCAGTTCTGATTCCGAAAACCTTGTTACAGGTGATGAGACAAGCGCTTATGAAGATCAGGAAGTTGTTCCTCTTAAGGATCTGTGCGAAGATTACTTCCTGCTTGGGGTTGGTATCAATGGAAGTACTCTTGAGAATCAGACACTTAATATCCCACAGTATATGGAACTTAGCAAAGAGCAGTTTAATAGTTGTACTATGACCAATCTTATGAAGAGCTGCTATATCCTCGATCAGTTCGGATCACAGGATAATCTTAAAAATGGTAACGAAGAGCCTGCACTTAACTTTGCATCCATCGATCCTACTCTGCAGTGGTGCAAAGACAATGGAATGAAGATGCGTGGGCATACTCTTGTATGGCATACCCAGGCTCCGGGATGGTTCTTCAGAGAAGGCTACACTGATGACGGTGAATATGTAGATAAGGATACAATGCTCCTTAGAATGGAAAGCTATATAAGACAGCTTGTAACTCATGTTCAGGACGAATACCCCGGAGTTATATACTGCTGGGATGTTGTCAACGAAGCTGTAGAACCCGGCGCTTATGATCCTGACAGCTACTTCATGTGCAGGACTATGACAGGCGAAGACCCTAACCCATGGTATGACACCATCGGCGAAGATTATGTAGAGATGGCATTTACCTATGCAAGAAAATATGTCGATGAAGACGTCAAGCTCTTCTACAACGACTACAACACCTACCAGACTCCAAAAACTCAGGCCATCTATGACCTGTGCTCACACCTTAAGGACGAGGGACTTATAGACGGTATCGGAATGCAGGGATACTGGGGCATCGACTATCCCAATGATGAAGCCATCAAGACTGCTATCACCAAATTCGCAGAACTTGGCCTTGAGATTCAGGTAACAGAGCTTTCTATCGGCGTAGAATCCGAAACTCCTGAACAGTTCGAAAAGCAGGCAACCAGATACGGACAAGTATTTAAGCTCCTTCACGACATGGACACAGAAGCAGGCGGCCCTGCTAACATCACCTGCGTAACACTGTTCGGACTTGTAGATCACTACCGCGAAGGCGACACCACCAATACCCGTATCTTCGACCAGAACTACGAACCAAAACCAGCATATTTCGCAATCAAAAACGAAATGGAACAATACTAA
- a CDS encoding S9 family peptidase, with amino-acid sequence MNEFYKAYTSLPVGNPMREGIAPFLRRLAGPDVDSKLVSSYDLPSHIDSSYPKTYIVANEDDGTVPVANSKAMDAVLTKLGVEHITRIGSKGGHSFGLGNGLEVSGWLEEAVDFWRGTTKNI; translated from the coding sequence ATGAACGAGTTCTATAAGGCATATACTTCTCTTCCTGTAGGCAATCCTATGAGAGAAGGCATCGCGCCATTTCTGCGACGCCTTGCAGGTCCTGATGTTGATAGTAAGCTTGTGTCATCCTATGACCTTCCATCACACATAGACAGCTCCTATCCAAAGACATACATCGTTGCCAATGAAGATGACGGCACAGTTCCTGTAGCCAATAGTAAGGCAATGGACGCAGTTCTTACTAAGCTTGGCGTAGAACATATCACCAGGATTGGCTCAAAAGGGGGTCACAGCTTTGGACTTGGAAACGGACTTGAAGTATCCGGATGGCTTGAAGAAGCTGTAGACTTTTGGAGAGGCACTACTAAAAACATTTAA
- the asnB gene encoding asparagine synthase B has protein sequence MCTILGFCSRGAKEEVCEDMLLKCASRGPDMTRVQRVEEGILGFGRLSIMGLTDKGMQPFNHKGNTLVCNGEIYGFRKLKDYLIGIGYSFESDSDCEILLPLYDRLGAAMFSLLDAEFALIIYDHRKRTFVAARDPIGIRPLYYGYDKNGHIVFASEPKMLVDVCDKISPFPPGYYYEYGKFIRYADPSQVSGPYIDGSLEDICKGIHDRLVTGIDKRLDADAKVGFLLSGGLDSSLVCGVAARKTDKPLETFSIGMDIDAIDLKYAREVADYIGSNHHEVIISRDDVIGALDTVIKTLGTYDITTIRASIGMYLVCKWIHENTDIRVILTGEISDELFGYKYTDFAPSAEAFQEESAKRIRELHMYDVLRADRCISVNSLEARVPFGDLDFVNYVMSIDPKLKMNTYGMGKYLLRHAFEDDKVIPENILMREKAAFSDAVGHSLRDDLVEYAESLYTDEEFEEGCEKYTFAKPFTKESLLYRDIFEKYYGDNAQMVVDFWMPNKEWEGCDVDDPSARVLANYGNSGV, from the coding sequence ATGTGTACAATACTCGGATTTTGCTCTAGAGGAGCAAAAGAAGAAGTCTGCGAAGACATGCTTTTAAAATGTGCTTCCAGAGGCCCTGATATGACCAGAGTGCAGAGGGTTGAAGAAGGGATTCTTGGATTTGGAAGACTCTCTATCATGGGACTTACAGATAAGGGAATGCAGCCCTTTAATCATAAAGGTAATACGCTTGTATGTAACGGAGAGATATACGGTTTTAGAAAGTTAAAAGATTATCTTATTGGTATAGGATACAGCTTTGAATCTGACAGTGACTGTGAGATTCTTCTCCCCTTATATGACAGACTTGGAGCAGCGATGTTCTCGCTCCTTGATGCAGAATTTGCTCTTATAATCTATGACCATAGAAAGAGAACATTTGTAGCAGCAAGAGATCCAATCGGAATAAGACCCCTTTATTATGGATATGACAAGAATGGTCATATAGTATTTGCATCTGAGCCCAAGATGCTGGTAGATGTATGCGATAAGATAAGTCCATTCCCTCCCGGATACTACTACGAATATGGCAAGTTCATAAGATATGCAGATCCTTCTCAGGTAAGCGGCCCTTATATAGATGGAAGTCTGGAAGATATCTGCAAAGGTATACATGATAGGCTGGTAACAGGAATAGACAAAAGGCTTGATGCAGATGCCAAGGTTGGGTTCCTTCTATCTGGCGGTCTTGACTCTTCACTTGTATGCGGCGTTGCTGCAAGAAAGACGGACAAGCCTCTTGAGACATTCTCTATAGGTATGGATATAGATGCCATCGATCTTAAGTATGCAAGAGAAGTTGCGGACTATATAGGAAGTAATCATCACGAAGTCATCATATCAAGAGATGATGTAATAGGAGCTCTTGATACTGTTATTAAGACTCTTGGAACCTATGATATCACTACGATAAGGGCATCTATAGGTATGTATCTTGTATGCAAATGGATCCATGAGAATACTGATATTAGGGTTATCTTGACAGGTGAGATATCAGATGAACTTTTTGGATATAAATATACTGACTTTGCTCCAAGTGCTGAGGCTTTTCAGGAAGAGTCAGCCAAGCGTATCAGAGAGCTTCATATGTATGACGTACTTAGAGCAGACAGATGCATCTCTGTTAACTCCTTAGAAGCAAGGGTCCCTTTTGGTGATCTTGACTTTGTAAACTATGTAATGAGTATAGATCCAAAGCTTAAGATGAATACCTACGGTATGGGAAAATATCTCCTTCGTCATGCCTTTGAAGATGATAAGGTCATACCTGAAAACATCCTGATGCGTGAAAAGGCAGCATTCTCGGATGCAGTAGGTCATTCACTTCGAGATGATCTTGTAGAGTATGCAGAGAGTCTGTACACAGATGAAGAGTTTGAAGAAGGATGTGAGAAGTATACTTTTGCAAAACCTTTCACCAAAGAGTCACTTCTGTACAGGGATATATTCGAGAAGTATTATGGCGATAACGCTCAGATGGTAGTAGATTTCTGGATGCCCAATAAAGAGTGGGAAGGCTGCGATGTAGACGATCCGTCTGCAAGAGTCCTGGCTAATTACGGCAACAGTGGCGTATAA
- the purF gene encoding amidophosphoribosyltransferase, producing MLSEDRIGEECGVFGMYDLSGGDVARSIYYGLESLQHRGQESCGIAVSDTNGPKGKVLSRKDMGLVNEVFTGEDIDKLVGNIGVGHVRYSTAGSSVRENAQPLVLNYVKGTLALAHNGNLTNAPELRDELAYTGAIFQTTIDSELIAYLIARQRLRTASVEDAVALAMPQIKGAYSLVIMSPRKLIGARDPHGFRPLVLGKRDNAYIFASETCALDTIDAEYIRDVEPGEIVTITSDGQILSNKTRCIPEKEHGHCIFEYIYFARPDSVLDGQSVYDARIRAGRFLYKDDPIDADIVAGVPESGNVAALGYSMESGIPYGQVFVKNSYIGRTFIKPGQKNRESSVKVKLNALNHAVNGKRVVIIDDSIVRGTTSDRIIRMLREAGAKEVHMRISSPPFLWPCYFGTDIPAREQLIAYNKSIEDIRKIIGADSLGYLKLNRLGDLVDNKMSICEGCFTGRYPEEPPVSDIRGEFEA from the coding sequence ATGTTGTCGGAAGATCGAATTGGCGAAGAGTGTGGTGTTTTTGGTATGTATGACCTTTCGGGAGGTGATGTTGCAAGATCCATATATTATGGACTTGAGTCACTTCAGCACAGAGGTCAGGAGAGCTGCGGTATTGCAGTAAGCGATACAAACGGCCCCAAAGGAAAAGTCCTTTCCCGCAAGGATATGGGACTTGTGAATGAAGTATTTACAGGTGAAGACATAGACAAGCTTGTGGGCAATATAGGCGTTGGCCATGTCAGATACTCAACTGCAGGATCCTCAGTAAGAGAAAATGCCCAGCCCCTTGTTCTTAACTATGTTAAGGGAACCCTTGCCCTTGCACACAATGGCAACCTGACCAATGCTCCAGAACTTAGAGATGAGCTTGCATATACCGGAGCAATCTTCCAGACTACAATCGACTCTGAGCTTATCGCTTATCTTATTGCAAGGCAGAGACTTCGTACAGCCAGCGTTGAGGATGCTGTTGCTCTTGCTATGCCTCAGATCAAGGGAGCTTACAGCCTTGTTATCATGTCCCCTCGTAAACTTATAGGAGCAAGAGACCCTCACGGATTCAGACCACTTGTCCTTGGCAAAAGAGACAACGCATACATCTTTGCATCAGAGACCTGCGCTCTTGATACTATAGATGCCGAATATATAAGAGATGTTGAGCCCGGAGAGATAGTAACTATCACTTCTGATGGACAGATCCTTTCTAATAAAACAAGATGCATTCCTGAAAAAGAGCACGGACACTGCATCTTTGAATATATCTATTTTGCAAGACCTGATTCTGTTCTGGATGGTCAGAGCGTATATGATGCAAGAATAAGAGCCGGAAGATTCTTATACAAGGATGATCCGATAGATGCTGATATCGTAGCAGGTGTACCAGAATCCGGCAATGTTGCAGCACTTGGTTATTCCATGGAGTCAGGTATTCCTTATGGTCAGGTCTTTGTCAAGAACTCTTATATAGGAAGAACCTTTATAAAGCCCGGACAGAAGAACCGTGAGAGCAGCGTCAAGGTCAAACTCAATGCTTTAAACCATGCAGTAAATGGTAAGAGAGTTGTCATCATAGATGACTCTATAGTACGTGGTACGACTTCAGACAGGATCATCAGGATGCTGCGAGAAGCTGGAGCCAAAGAGGTACATATGAGGATATCATCGCCTCCATTTCTCTGGCCATGCTATTTTGGCACAGATATCCCTGCAAGAGAGCAGCTTATTGCCTATAACAAAAGTATAGAAGATATACGAAAGATAATAGGGGCAGATTCTCTTGGTTATCTTAAGCTTAATAGACTTGGGGACCTTGTAGATAACAAGATGTCTATCTGCGAAGGCTGCTTTACAGGAAGATATCCTGAAGAGCCGCCTGTAAGCGACATCCGCGGTGAATTTGAAGCATAA